The genomic stretch CAAGGTTCAAAAGCTTTGCATAAGGCAAAAGCATCTTGGCATTCTCTTCGATCATTCGAACCTGTGGGATCTCACGAAGAAATATATTAGAGGAATGCAAGTCAACACAGAGCTCAGAGCCCAGGATATCTTCAACGATTGCCTGAGCAGCATTTTCTGCCATATCGCCGTTTCGGTTTCCTGGAAAACAACGATTCAAATCCAAATCAAAGGCTGGTATTCCACGTGTAAGAGACTCAATTCCCAGAGGATTCAGACAGGGATATATATCAACGATTCCATGAAGTAAATGAATGTTGGCTTTGATTCGCCGTATGATTTCATAACAGATATACTGACCTTCCAATTCATCACCATGAATTCCGGAGACGATACAGATTCTTTTCTCTGCACCACTCTTATTTAGAGGTTCAATACGGTTTTTCCATATGTGCATATTTTCTAATACCGGTAAGTCGATAGAAAATACGGACTTTATCATAAAACCACATCCTTTCCGCAGTTTTTTCAACTAATCATAACATTTTTCCGTAAGAAAAACAAGAACGGTAATTGCTGAAAATAATACTTGAGGTTGCTGTTATATTTGGGTACAATATGGTGTAATAGTGTTGGAAATGGGTGGTTTTTCGCAAGGGGACGGAGAATTGCACAAAAGAGAAAGGACTCATGTTTCGACTCCAAGGTATAAGAAGTCCTAATCTCTGAAGATTTTGTGCTTGGAATAAGGTAAAACAGATAACTCGCTTCGCTCAAACAATCTGTTTTACCTTATAGCACAAAATCTTCAGAGATAAGGACTTCTAATCCCTTTCCGTAGGCACATTCGTCCTTTCTCTTTTGTACAATTCTCCTGAAATTTTGAAAGCAGGTTTTTTTTTAATATATGAATTATGAATTAGATTAATAATACAAAGAAAGGCTTTGCAATGCAGATTGTTTTCTTCTACCGTGTACTGAATACGCCCAATGATGCGTTGTTCCGCTTTAAGCTTAATGGGCTTGAGACAGTGAACAGGGATATGAACTAGAAGGAACGGAGGAGGTCTTGAAAAGGCTCCCAGTTAATGAATGATGGCTTAAATGTTCCTGGGGATTTATGCTGGGGTGATTTTCAGAGCAAGGTGTATGTACTGAAGGCTAAATAGTATCAAAATGCTGTCCTTTTGTTAAATTGGCATTTGATGCTAAAGGTTATTATAAGATATTTAACAAAAGCATGTAAGAAAGGGGAGTTTCATCAATGGTTATAAGTGCCTCCAGAAGAACAGATATTCCAAGATTTTATACGGACTGGTTTTTTAACCGATTAGACGAAGGCAGCGTCTGTGTCAGAAATCCCATGAATGCGAAGCAGGTCAGCAGAATTATTCTGAACCAAGATACGGTGGACTGTTTTGTTTTCTGGTCAAAAGACCCTGCACCAATGCTCCCTAAGCTATCGCTGCTGCTTCAGAAGGGTTATCCCTTCTACTTTCAATTTACTGTAACACCTTATGAGAGAGAGCTGGAACTTAACTTGCGGGATAAAAAAGATATTCTGGACACTTTTATAGAATTATCTCGTATGATTGGTAGTGATAAGGTCATATGGCGTTATGATCCGATAATTTTAAATGAGAAGTACACCTTTGACTATCACCGACAGGTTTTTGAGGATATGTGCCGCCAATTATGTGGATATACTACGGTGTGTAATATCAGTTTTGTGGATATTTACCAGAAAATAAGAAAACAGGAAGAGTCCGGTATTTTTCGAAGGGTAACAGAGAGTGAGATGCTTGGTCTAAGTACAGAATTAGACGCTATTGCTGGTAAATATGGAATTACCGTTAAAAGTTGTTGCGAGGATATTCTTCAGAAGGCATCCGGTATTCAAAGAGCCAGTTGTATCGACCCGAAGCTGATAAAAGAACTCTTGGGCCGTGAAATTAAAATACGGAAAACAATCGGCCAAAGGGAAGGCTGCGGTTGCATGGAGAGCGTAGATATCGGTGCTTATAATACCTGCTCCAATGGTTGCCTTTATTGTTATGCTAATAGTGGACTGAGATCGGCAGAGAAAAACCGA from Anaerocolumna sp. AGMB13020 encodes the following:
- a CDS encoding M14 family metallopeptidase; amino-acid sequence: MIKSVFSIDLPVLENMHIWKNRIEPLNKSGAEKRICIVSGIHGDELEGQYICYEIIRRIKANIHLLHGIVDIYPCLNPLGIESLTRGIPAFDLDLNRCFPGNRNGDMAENAAQAIVEDILGSELCVDLHSSNIFLREIPQVRMIEENAKMLLPYAKLLNLDFVWVHPSATVQNATLTHALNTSGVPTIAVEMGTGMRITKQFGDQITEGIFCLLKELGMWEGEVITPKTPIISTEGGSEVTMVHAEASGIFLPEVEHWMGIKKGEVIGDIVDSLTGEINQHILAPCDGMVFTLREYPVVNEGSLIVRILGGNFT
- a CDS encoding DUF1848 domain-containing protein, which translates into the protein MVISASRRTDIPRFYTDWFFNRLDEGSVCVRNPMNAKQVSRIILNQDTVDCFVFWSKDPAPMLPKLSLLLQKGYPFYFQFTVTPYERELELNLRDKKDILDTFIELSRMIGSDKVIWRYDPIILNEKYTFDYHRQVFEDMCRQLCGYTTVCNISFVDIYQKIRKQEESGIFRRVTESEMLGLSTELDAIAGKYGITVKSCCEDILQKASGIQRASCIDPKLIKELLGREIKIRKTIGQREGCGCMESVDIGAYNTCSNGCLYCYANSGLRSAEKNRKEHNCRNDLLIGCLKEEDKITEKLMKRI